Sequence from the Panicum virgatum strain AP13 chromosome 5N, P.virgatum_v5, whole genome shotgun sequence genome:
ACCCGCCGGTAAGCCAAGTGACATCACTTGATGGCAAGGTTCAAGGTTGCAATCAGGTTTCCTCGGGAGCTGATGGAGTGCCATTGGTGGCCAGGATGCACATGTACCTTCCATCAGGAAACGCGTCACTGTTCCTGGGCGATCGCAGCCTGTGGAGAGCAAGTGCATCAAGGACTGCTGGATCAGCGTAGTACTCGCAGCAGTCGGCGATGACCGCGGCAGCCTGCCCGTCCTCGCCTTCCTCCTCATACGCGTTGATGAAGTGGAGTGCCATGAAAGGCGGCACCTCGACGCTAGCCACCTACAAGATCGCCAACAAATCCAAGTTCTAACAATGCAGTGCAGATTACGTTTAACTACTGACTGCAAAGAGAAGTCCGATCTGGCCAAGGAAGTTGGCACTCACCGTCTTCCCGGTCGACTTGCGTACGACGTGCATGTAGCTACCGGACGCTGGGAGCCAGTCGAAGAGGTAGAACTGTGCAAGCTCGGACTTGAGCATGCTGCTGATCGAGTACCGGAGCGGCATCTCCAGCACGACGACGTAGTTCTCCGTGACGGCGAACGAGTGCAGCCACCGCGGCGTGGGCCCTCCTCGGCAATCCACTCGTCCTACCACATTCCTCTCGCTGCTCCCGGCCGCCATCCTCACGAGACGGTGGCCTGGCCGGACAAGGTCAGGGAGCAGCGTCCAGAACTCGGAGCCGGTCACGACCGGGTGCCCCGCCTGTATCACGCCACCCAACGCGTCCGCGTACCGGAACTTCCCGATCGTGGCGAGCGTGCACGGGTCGATCAGGGCGGAGCTCCTGGTGGTCTCGGTGAGGCACATCACCCTGCCGTCCCCGAGCGGAAGCACGGCGACGTTGGCGTTGTCCGAAAGCGCCCTGCCGGTGACGAGCCCGACGACGCCCCTCGCCCGATCCACCAGGCTTGCCGGCTTGGTGGGGCAGTGGGCAAACTCGCGCAGGAGCGGGCGCCCGCGCTCCTTGGCGGCCCTGTAGGCGTCCGACTCGAGCTGCcggtgcgcgccggcggcgcgccctcGCCGGAAGGAGACGCGGACGAGCGTGGCGTACCCATCGAAGAGGTGGCCGAGCGCGCTGCCGTCGCCTACCTCCCACACCCCTGGCCCGTTCCTCAGGTACGTGCCGTTCTGTAACAAAGTTACGTTACACGACGGCACGCACATCGATCACGTGCTGCTCTGTTTGGAGGcgttgttagaaatctaggcaattttcggtatattttaattccaaaattagatgtataaactagcaatatttctatgactttaaggagtaaaagtaaacatgtgaacatgtttatacttatcacacatataagcataaacaatataaataaccaaagttttagggagtaccctaaagcggggccgttgccggaggcattggctgcgctgttaccaactggagtagacatctactcggttggcctcagtcgaagtagtcgaactaaatcggtgcaggaagatgttcgcagtgcagtcccacgaacggtcaccaagatgtagtcgacgtagtcgttcggccaccagaatgtagtcgacgtagttgttcggctcgtccaccaggaagtagtcgtacaatcgggcaaagccttagtatttttgagcagtcacgctaaagcgttacccaaaaacctgattgcccgcctatcccgtgcaggatcttaaggcgagcaaggtttcggaggcctgctcacgctaattctgtgcgcgcagagattagcgttggggaactcagttgttgcaactggagagggagaagagaggagccgagttgcctcagtgctctggtgcaggatggatgaggggcatggcactccttatatagtgactcaggtgctcaggttcgttgaacctggacaccatcagagtcatttaggtgatgcggttatggccattaattacagatttaattgcacgtttaatcgcacgattaattgctgtcaacggcaaaatagccatcacatcacaccgcgccgcgccgcgccgcgccgcccgtccggccggccgcgccgcgccgcgccgcgcctcggcctcggcctcggcctcggccacggccacggccacggccacggccacggccacggcccggcccggcccggcccggcgaggcgagcgagcgcgcgcgcgcgtgtggttcaccgtcctcctcttaccggcttcacaagtggtgtacaagaagtccaccttttaagtcggttgagatcctcctcaattcccggtacggaattaaacattgattccctagcattaatagtgggctttaaattcttttattgctttagaataaatgggccaagcccattactccaacaatccccaccaagaaattcaagccacactagaaataccctcattctctctttgatataccagtattcgacagagactgttaagttgaacttccatctaggacaaaggctacacttattcacaactgtgcaatggactatgccttgaattgccagttttgtgcaaacaagtttgaccagagccctacactggtactaggctgcaaaagcatccccgcggtttggagcttataagtcatactccaggcccttcatgagtttctagagaatacccaattctcatagaccatgaccagtggtcaaactcatataggtgtgttcctttcagatgttctgtaggacaacatcttttgtttcaagaaaacaactcatttgtttaaaagaaaccacctggcacacattaaggtatagaccaacctgccatacagattagaagagaaatgcaccttatacacggaatgagcccttttcacaaaggttctcttctcacagtcagactttagttttgtttcaccatcataattcacgggatctccgatcacataggacaggtttccactatagaatgactcacgtgggtctcaagcccaattccatagatgcattgtctatcacatttcgtgaaagaccctttgtaaactgatctgccagatttttagccgtctgaacatagtccagggctataactccggagtttctcaattttctgacagatttcaaccgccttttcacatgtctagatgacttcatgttatcctttgaactattcaccttgacaattaccgtttgattgtcacagttcattaggattgccggtaacggtttttcaactatcggcaagtccataaggagctcacgaagccactcagcctcaacagtggcggtatctaatgctgtgagttctgcttccatagttgacctcgttaagatggtctgcttgcaagacttccaggaaacagctccaccaccaagtgtaaacacatatccacttgtggcctttatctcatcagcatcagaaatccaatttgaatcactatacccttctagtacccttgggtacccggtgtagtgaattccatagttcattgtccccttcagatagcgcattactctttcaagacccttccaatgatcatctcccgggtttgaaacaaaccggctcagtttgcttacagcaaacgagatatcaggtcttgtagcgctcgctaaatacattaatgaaccaatgatctgagaatatctcagctgatctcgcattatccttttgttctttctaagaattaaactggcatcatatggtgttgagacaggtttatagtcactataaccaaagcgacttaacaccttctccacatagtgagactgtgtaagaatcaccccaccattgatctcttttaccagctttatattaaggataacatcagcttctcccagatccttcatctcaaaattttgagataaaaactctttgacttccttaatcacattaaggctagtgccaaagatcagtatgtcatccacatacaagcacaaaatcactccttcagccccaccatagcgatagtacacacatctgtcagcttcgttcacaacaaagccggcagaggtcaaagttctatcaaacttttcatgccactgcttaggcgcttgcttgagaccatataaagattttaacaacttacaaaccattccttcttgaccctttgatacaaacccatccggctgatccatatagatctcctcttctaactctccattgaggaaagccgtcttaacgtccatctgatgaacgagaagaccataagaggctgccaaggaaagtaacactcgaattgtggtcaatcgggcaactggtgaataagtgtcaaagaaatcttctccttctttttgtgtataacccttggccacaagcctagccttgt
This genomic interval carries:
- the LOC120674971 gene encoding carotenoid cleavage dioxygenase 8 homolog A, chloroplastic-like gives rise to the protein MCVPSCNVTLLQNGTYLRNGPGVWEVGDGSALGHLFDGYATLVRVSFRRGRAAGAHRQLESDAYRAAKERGRPLLREFAHCPTKPASLVDRARGVVGLVTGRALSDNANVAVLPLGDGRVMCLTETTRSSALIDPCTLATIGKFRYADALGGVIQAGHPVVTGSEFWTLLPDLVRPGHRLVRMAAGSSERNVVGRVDCRGGPTPRWLHSFAVTENYVVVLEMPLRYSISSMLKSELAQFYLFDWLPASGSYMHVVRKSTGKTVASVEVPPFMALHFINAYEEEGEDGQAAAVIADCCEYYADPAVLDALALHRLRSPRNSDAFPDGRVGRFRIPLDGSPFGELEAALDPDEHGRGMDMCSINPAYLGKEYRYAYGCSARWPCNFLNALAKIDLVKKTAKNWHDEDGAAAPSEPLFVARPGATREDDGHQFI